The Methanosarcina barkeri MS DNA window TATTTGTATTCCTAAAATTTACCTATATTCCTAAAATTTACCTGTACCCCCATAAAGGAAACAAAACTATAGCTCACAAAATCCCTCTGAAAAATCAAAGTACATTATAGATAGGCATGTGTGACATAACGCCTCATCATTCTGTGGCTGTTGAAATAGTAAGCTATCATGCCTATGGAATTGTTGATTAGCTTAACCCACTCATCCTTGCGGTCGTAGTACATGGGAATTATAATATAATACAGCTTATTGTAAAGGTCACTGAGTTCGGCTGCTTTTGCTTCTTCTTCGGAAAGTTTTTCTTCGGGCTGAGGGCCTATTGCCCAGCCGGTCACGCCTTCAATCCAGCCTTCAATCCACCATCCATCGAGTACGCTAAGATTTACAACTCCATTGTGTGCAGCTTTCATGCCGCTTGTGCCTGAGGCTTCATAGGGGCGGGTTGGCGTGTTCAGCCAAATGTCAACCCCGGAGACCATTTTTCCGGCAATGTCCATATCATAGTTTTCCAGAAAAACAATCTTTATTTCTTCCCTCAAAATTTCAATGTTTTTAAAAATGTCTCTGATAAGCTGTTTTCCGGCTCCATCATTCGGGTGAGCTTTGCCTGCAAAAATAAGTTGAATTTTACCCCGTCTGTTTATTTTTTTGAGCATTTCAGGGTCGGACAGAGCCATGGTTGCCCGCTTGTATGCGGTCATGCGCCGTGCAAAGCCGATTGTCAGGGTCTCATAGTCCATACCCACGCCTGTCCTTTTGTTCACCTCATCGATAAGGGCTTTTTTTGCGTTCCAGTGAGCTTCCCAGATCTCAGTGTCCGGAATTCCATCTATCCTTACCAGAAGTTCAGGCTCATTTGCCCAGCCAGGCAGGTAGCGGTCGTACAGTTTCCTGAAATAAGGAGAAGTCCAGGTATATGAATGGACGCCGTTTGTAATCGCCTGGATTTTGTAGCCCGGAAAAAGCTCGCTTGAGATCAGGCTATGCCTCTTTGTGACTCCATTGACATAATTCGACAGGTTAAGGGCAAAAAGGCTCGTATTAAAGCGGTCAACGCCTCCGAATCTTCTGAGGACATCCACACAGTTTTTGTCCTGGATAAGGTCTTCTACAAGCCCGTAATCAAATTTATCATGCCCTGCTTCCACAGGGGTATGTGTTGTAAAAATACATAACTCCTTAACTTTCACAGGGTCAATGCCGTTACACCTAAGGAGTTCCAGGCCGAGCAGGCTTGAGTGACCTTCGTTCATGTGGTACTTCCTTATTTTGAAACCCAGTGCATCAAGCATTCTTACTCCCCCGATCCCAAGTACTATTTCCTGCTTGAGCCTGTAGCGCTGGTCTCCCCCATAGAGAAAATCCGTAATTCTGCGGTCTTCCCAGTTATTCTCCTCGACATCAGTATCAAGGAAAATAATGGGTACACAGCCTCCTGTAAGGCTTTTACAATTATGTAGCCAGGCCCTGATTTTAACGTCCCTGTTTTGGATTTTGACGCTTACCTCTTCTGCAAGAAGCGTCATAAAACGGGCAGGATTCCATTCTTCGGTGTGCTCTATCTGGTTTCCGGAAGAGTCCAGAATTTGCCTAAAATAGCCTTTATTGCTCACCAGTGTTACTGCTACCAGTGGAATATTCAGATCCGCTGCCGAGCGAATAGTATCCCCTGCAAGTATGCCCAACCCTCCAGCATAAGTCGGGATTTCACTG harbors:
- the glgP gene encoding alpha-glucan family phosphorylase, which encodes MDDLQGVLKGQKIAYFSMEIGLSSEIPTYAGGLGILAGDTIRSAADLNIPLVAVTLVSNKGYFRQILDSSGNQIEHTEEWNPARFMTLLAEEVSVKIQNRDVKIRAWLHNCKSLTGGCVPIIFLDTDVEENNWEDRRITDFLYGGDQRYRLKQEIVLGIGGVRMLDALGFKIRKYHMNEGHSSLLGLELLRCNGIDPVKVKELCIFTTHTPVEAGHDKFDYGLVEDLIQDKNCVDVLRRFGGVDRFNTSLFALNLSNYVNGVTKRHSLISSELFPGYKIQAITNGVHSYTWTSPYFRKLYDRYLPGWANEPELLVRIDGIPDTEIWEAHWNAKKALIDEVNKRTGVGMDYETLTIGFARRMTAYKRATMALSDPEMLKKINRRGKIQLIFAGKAHPNDGAGKQLIRDIFKNIEILREEIKIVFLENYDMDIAGKMVSGVDIWLNTPTRPYEASGTSGMKAAHNGVVNLSVLDGWWIEGWIEGVTGWAIGPQPEEKLSEEEAKAAELSDLYNKLYYIIIPMYYDRKDEWVKLINNSIGMIAYYFNSHRMMRRYVTHAYL